The segment TGACAGTATCAGCCGCCAACAGTGAAGGATTCAAGACGACTCAGACGCTCAATGTCAAGGTGTTGCTTGCTCAAGCCGGATTCCCCTTTTCGACAGCGAGTGTTGTTCACACGGCGCCCATCGTTTATGATATTGACGGCGATGGGGAGAACGAGGTAGTGGCCGGTACAGATGATTACTCCGTCTACGCCGTCGGCAGCGATGGAACACTCGAATGGACATATGTCACGGGAGGCAGTATCAAGTCTTCGCCGGCCGTAGCCGATCTGGAGGGAGACGGCGACGTGGAGATCGTGGTGGCGGCCGATAATTCAGCCGTTTACATTCTGAACGGTGACGGCTCCCTTCAGGCGGAGTACACCGTTTCGGGACTCATCTCCACGACAGCGCTCAAAGACCTAGACAGTGACGGTGATCTGGAAATCATTTTCGTAAACAGTCCGGGGAGCCTGTTTGTCATCAATCATGACGGCACTGAGTTTGAGTCCTTTCCCGTTGCGGTGGGCGATGGACCGCTGCTGAGGGCTCCGTCTGCGGGAGATCTGGACGGGGACGGGAATGCTGAGATTGTTCTCGGTACACTGAGAAGCAATGTGTGGGCTTACTCAGCGGACGGGGAGCCGCTGGATGGTTTTCCCTACGTGGCTGATGACAAAGTTTACGCCGAGACGGCACTGGCCGATCTGGACGGTAACGGGACTTCGGAAATCATCATCGGTACCGAGAGCGGGAAACTGGAAGTGATCGATCATACGGCCGAGCTCGTCTGGAGCTACGATGCTGATGACAAGATCAGGATTTCGCCCGCTGTCACCGATATGGATCAGGATGGAGATCTCGAACTGTTCTTCGGAACCGTCAGCGGGTCGATCTACGGTCTAAGCAATGAAGGCAACGACCTTGGCGGCTGGCCTCTGCTGACTGAGAAAGAACTGATCTCTGAGCCTGTCTTCTTTGATATGAATAACGATGACGTTGCGGAAATCGTTATAGCGCTGTCGGACAGTTCCGTCTGGGCATATTATTCCGACGGCGAAGTGGTAAAGAATTTCCCGGTGACGTTTGAAAGACCTGTTGCGGCAGGCCTGTTCATCGGCGACGTAGATGGTGACGGTGATGCAGAAGTGGCGACGGGGACAACGCGGGCGATTGAGGTTGTAGACGTCAAGACGAAAGCCGGAAAGAGCAAGTTCTGGAGCATGTATCGTGGCGGCCTTGAAAGAACGGGCGATTTTGCTGACGCCGGTCTGCTTTCTGTGGCATCATCGGCAAAGGCACTCCCGGACGCTTTCAGACTACTGCAAAACTATCCTAATCCGTTCAATCCTGAGACTACCATCAGGTACGATCTCCCACAATCATCGAGGGTGAGTCTCATCATTTACGATCTCATGGGACGCAAGGTGAGAACACTCGTAAATGCTGAACAACAGCCGGGCTATAAACGTGTCATCTGGGATGCCACGGACGATATGGGGAGGCAGGTCAGTTCAGGCATTTACATTTATCGTATAACCGCGGGTAAGATGACACTGAGTAGTAAGATGGTGCTGCTAAGATGAAAACTTGTTCATCGTATCCACCGACTGGCGGAGTATAATTTTGTTAATTGAGATTCAAGGACAGCTGGTCTTAATTCAGATTTGAAAGGAAAGTGATATCATAGCGGAATATGTCTGTTCGAAATGCGGTATGGGGGTGACAGGACTTACCTGCACGAGCTGCGGCAGTGAACTGGTACATGACCATATCACAAGAGATGACGGTACGAAGGTTGAAGTATCCAAGTGTCCCAACGGCTGCGGCATGATCAAATCGCCCACATGTTGCGGTCACGATATGGCTGCCGCTGATTTAAGCAATTGATTATATCCCGGCCATGTTGTGATCTATTCTTACTGATCCTTATTGTGTTTTTCCCTTTTGTTGTGAGCTCAGGCATGCAAGGCGATAGAGTTTTAACATCCGTTGAACTCGCATCTATTCGCTTCGAGGTGATAAATGGAGGTGAATCATCGAGGCGCTATATCTGGCTTCACGGGGATGAGCAGACGGCCAGGATGGCTATCGAGGCGCACATGAAATCTCATCCGGGACTGGCCTTTATCATAACTGGATCTGAACGTGAAATACAGTTTGAAGGGGGAATGCTTGATCCAAACAGGATGTTCTCCCGCGAAGGGGCCAGGAAGAATTTGCACAA is part of the Candidatus Neomarinimicrobiota bacterium genome and harbors:
- a CDS encoding FG-GAP-like repeat-containing protein, encoding MFGLTYPIADDSEWSAWDLFGMGYIPHNIIIDHTMTVRYTDYGFDQKAVLDAIEDALDGVYQMLGIPRLGIESYEISTLQENDYDGVLNPGEGGVISVTIMNEGGFATATDVTCTISADDPDISIMPSSFAVSGDLEAGSSISNDEDPFVFEIAADAPQKTIPVTLTVSAANSEGFKTTQTLNVKVLLAQAGFPFSTASVVHTAPIVYDIDGDGENEVVAGTDDYSVYAVGSDGTLEWTYVTGGSIKSSPAVADLEGDGDVEIVVAADNSAVYILNGDGSLQAEYTVSGLISTTALKDLDSDGDLEIIFVNSPGSLFVINHDGTEFESFPVAVGDGPLLRAPSAGDLDGDGNAEIVLGTLRSNVWAYSADGEPLDGFPYVADDKVYAETALADLDGNGTSEIIIGTESGKLEVIDHTAELVWSYDADDKIRISPAVTDMDQDGDLELFFGTVSGSIYGLSNEGNDLGGWPLLTEKELISEPVFFDMNNDDVAEIVIALSDSSVWAYYSDGEVVKNFPVTFERPVAAGLFIGDVDGDGDAEVATGTTRAIEVVDVKTKAGKSKFWSMYRGGLERTGDFADAGLLSVASSAKALPDAFRLLQNYPNPFNPETTIRYDLPQSSRVSLIIYDLMGRKVRTLVNAEQQPGYKRVIWDATDDMGRQVSSGIYIYRITAGKMTLSSKMVLLR